In a single window of the Carassius carassius chromosome 26, fCarCar2.1, whole genome shotgun sequence genome:
- the LOC132106077 gene encoding gastrula zinc finger protein XlCGF57.1-like: MAFIKDETEDLKIEEVFSLKREDFEEHTEFIEDNKDKEELSEVEDKNYASKIKSGEKPKQKVLKKRRAKKSSNCSQCGKSFSRKNNLERHMRIHTGEKPFTCDQCGKSFSRKRNLGLHMKVHTGEKTFTCDQCGKGFLRKYHLDVHMRFHTGEKPFTCTQCGKSFTCKHILKLHMIIHTGEKLFNCDQCGKRFFRKYNLNAHMRLHTGDKPFTCTQCGKSFTCKSQLELHMRIHTGEKPFICDQCGKSFSLSSSLTNHMIIHTGEKLYVCAECGKRFPRATNLRIHQKVHTKEKPHSCNSLLSLKDHHKKHTSVGKYMCFVCEKTFTSAGSLKVHERIHTGEKPYKCSHCDKRFTHSSTLKTHWRIHTGEKPFKCSHCDKSFGQQSNLKAHEKIHIGEKPYQ, from the coding sequence AGTTTATTGAAGACAATAAGGATAAGGAGGAATTGAGTGAAGTTGAGGATAAAAATTATGCATCAAAAATCAAAAGTGGAGAAAAACCCAAACAAAAAGTTTTAAAGAAAAGAAGAGCCAAGAAATCTTCCaactgctctcagtgtggaaagagtttctcaCGGAAAAATAATCTTGAGCGTCATATGagaattcatactggagagaaaccgttcaCTTGTgatcaatgtggaaagagtttctcaCGCAAACGTAATCTTGGGCTTCACATGAAAGTTCATACTGGAGAAAAAACATTCACTTGTGATCAATGTGGGAAGGGTTTCTTACGCAAATATCATCTAGATGTTCACATGAGATTTCATACCGGAGAGAAACCGTTTACCTGCACTCAGTGTGGCAAGAGTTTCACATGCAAACACATTCTTAAGCTTCACATGatcattcacactggagagaaactgttCAATTGTGATCAATGTGGGAAGCGTTTCTTCCGCAAATATAATCTAAATGCTCACATGAGATTACACACTGGAGACAAACCATTTacctgcactcagtgtgggaagagtttcacatGCAAATCTCAACTTGAGcttcacatgagaattcacactggagagaaaccattcatttgtgatcagtgtgggaagagtttctcaCTATCGTCAAGCCTTACGAATCATATGatcatccacactggagagaaactctaCGTATGTGCTGAGTGTGGCAAAAGATTTCCGCGGGCTACAAACCTGAGGATACACCAGAAAGTTCATACAAAGGAGAAGCCACATTCATGTAATTCATTACTAAGTTTGAAAGATCATCACAAAAAGCATACTAGTGTGGGAAAGTACATGTGCTTTGtgtgtgaaaagacttttactTCAGCGGGCAGTTTAAAAGtgcatgagaggatccacactggagaaaaaccttataagtgttcacactgtgacaagagattcactcATTCATCAACTCTGAAAACACATtggaggattcacactggagaaaaacctttcaagtgttcacactgtgacaagagctTCGGTCAGCAATCAAATCTGAAAGCACATGAGAAAATCCACAttggagagaaaccgtatcaaTGA